Proteins co-encoded in one Arachis hypogaea cultivar Tifrunner chromosome 13, arahy.Tifrunner.gnm2.J5K5, whole genome shotgun sequence genomic window:
- the LOC112733317 gene encoding NDR1/HIN1-like protein 13, with the protein MERQEDHQGRDDADDRAISTLVLPPPPGQGQRQQDTYIVQFPKDQVYHVPPRENALIAEKYRNPTKPKKRECNCGCFSPRVLITTAIIIISILAIVGITLATLFLIYKPTKPKFEVTHISVKTVRGGKNSPPPPPQYEITLTAHNRNKKLGLQYANNADISMTTFENTKVARGTWFPALKQEKGNSTEVNINLTGTSERLHRALEKSKNVTLDLDMKLWVKMTTVRMKTGPLESKIACKIMVSNLGNGTKILSQDCGTQIKIG; encoded by the coding sequence GAGATGACGCGGATGATCGCGCCATCTCGACCCTAGTGTTACCGCCGCCTCCTGGGCAAGGGCAACGCCAACAGGACACCTACATCGTCCAATTCCCAAAGGACCAAGTCTACCACGTGCCGCCGCGCGAGAATGCCCTCATCGCCGAGAAATACCGGAACCCAACAAAACCAAAGAAAAGGGAATGCAATTGCGGTTGCTTCTCTCCCCGTGTGTTGATCACCACCGCCATAATAATCATCTCCATCCTCGCCATTGTTGGCATTACCCTTGCCACCTTGTTCTTAATCTACAAACCAACCAAACCCAAATTCGAGGTCACCCATATTTCGGTGAAGACCGTGCGCGGTGGCAAGAATTCGCCACCACCGCCACCGCAGTACGAGATTACGTTGACGGCCCACAACCGCAACAAGAAGTTGGGGCTGCAGTACGCCAACAATGCGGATATTTCTATGACGACGTTCGAAAATACTAAGGTTGCAAGGGGAACGTGGTTCCCAGCGCTGAAACAAGAGAAAGGTAATTCGACGGAAGTTAATATTAATCTGACGGGGACGAGTGAACGGTTGCATAGGGCATTGGAGAAATCGAAGAATGTTACTCTGGATTTGGATATGAAACTTTGGGTAAAGATGACAACCGTGAGAATGAAGACAGGGCCTCTCGAGTCTAAGATTGCATGCAAGATTATGGTTAGCAATCTTGGCAACGGTACCAAGATCTTGTCACAGGATTGTGGCACTCAGATCAAGATTGGTTAG